CTGCGCTGCCATCGTCGATGCCACCGCCGACCTGGTGTGCGCCTTCAAGCCGCAGATTGCCTACTTTGCCGCGCACCGCGCCGAGGATCAGCTCGAACGCCTGATGCAGCACATGCGCGCCAGCGCGCCGCACGTGCCCATCATTTTGGATGCCAAGCGCGGCGACATCGGCTCGACTGCCGAGCAGTACGCACGCGAGGCTTTTGAGCGCTACGGCGCCGACGCCGTCACGCTCTCGCCCTTCATGGGCTTTGATTCGGTGCTGCCCTATCTGCAGTACCCGGGCAAGGGCGCCTTCCTGCTGTGCCGCACCTCCAACCCCGGTGGCGACGACCTGCAGGCGCAGCGCCTGGCGAGCGTGCCCGGCCAGCCGCTGGTGTACGAGCACCTGGCGCAGCTGGCGCAGGGGCCGTGGAACAAGAACGGCCAGCTCGGCCTGGTGGTGGGCGCCACCTACCCCGAGGAAATCGAGCGCGTGCGTGCCCTGGCGCCGACGCTGCCGCTGCTCATCCCCGGCGTCGGCGCGCAGGGCGGCGACGCCGTGGCCACGGTGCGCGCCGGGCTGCGCGCGGGCGGGCCGATCATCGTCAACTCCTCGCGTGCCGTGCTCTACGCCAGCAGCGGCGCCGATTTTGCCCAGGCCGCGCGCACCGTCGCCGAGCGCACCCGGGCGCAGCTCAACGCGGCAAAAAACTGATTGCACTCTCTTTTTGATAGCTGCTGGCGCTTGATCCATAAGCGATAGCAGCTGTTTTTGTTCTTAAACAACGTTGTGACCAGGCTGCGCGCAGGCGTTGACATGGGCTAAAACCATGATCAGAGTGTGAACCCACAGTCGCCGCTGCCTTTGAACCCCGCATCGATGCGCTCGCCGCACCCACCACCATGTCTTTGCTGTCCCGCCTGAGCCTGCTCCAGAAATTTTCCATCCTGGCCCTGATTGGGGTGCTGATGAGTGCGCTGCCCACCGCCCTCTACCTGCGCGAGGCGCGCGCCAGCATCGCCCAGGCGCAGCGCGAGGCCAGCGGCGCGGCGCCGCTGCAGGCGCTGGGCCAGGTGGTGCAGAAGATGCAGGTGCACCGGGGCCTGTCGGCCGGCATGTTGGGCGGCGACGAGGCCCTGGCCGGGCGCCGTCCGGCGGCGCGCGATGCGCTCAACCAGGCCTTCGATGCTGCCAGCGTCCACCTGCAGGCGGGCGGCCTGCCGGGCACGCTGCACAGCCAATGGCAAACCACCCGCGAGGGCTGGCAGCAGCTCGAAGCCGGCGTTGCCAGCCGTGCCCTGACGCAGGCGCAAAGCACGGCCCAGCATACGATGCTGGTGGCCAGCCTGTTGCGCATCAACGAGGCGCTGCTGGACCACTTTGGCCTGCAGCTCGAAGCCGATGAGCACACCTTTTCCCTGATCC
This DNA window, taken from Acidovorax sp. HDW3, encodes the following:
- the pyrF gene encoding orotidine-5'-phosphate decarboxylase, encoding MTFLDMLRDATARNDSMLCVGLDPEPSRFPAAWQGDAHKIYDFCAAIVDATADLVCAFKPQIAYFAAHRAEDQLERLMQHMRASAPHVPIILDAKRGDIGSTAEQYAREAFERYGADAVTLSPFMGFDSVLPYLQYPGKGAFLLCRTSNPGGDDLQAQRLASVPGQPLVYEHLAQLAQGPWNKNGQLGLVVGATYPEEIERVRALAPTLPLLIPGVGAQGGDAVATVRAGLRAGGPIIVNSSRAVLYASSGADFAQAARTVAERTRAQLNAAKN